From a region of the Cucumis sativus cultivar 9930 chromosome 6, Cucumber_9930_V3, whole genome shotgun sequence genome:
- the LOC101214193 gene encoding major allergen Pru ar 1 has translation MGVFTYENEVTSVVPPTKFFKAFILDADNLYSKIIPSHPQTEIVEGNGGPGTIKKITFSHGGELKTIAHRLDVVDEASLTYKYTVLEGDLISETIDQIVKEIKVTEGPDGGSILKSTSVYHTKGDNQLDEGKLKIGEEKGLALLKAAEAYLLANPAEYN, from the exons ATGGGTGTTTTCACATACGAAAACGAAGTAACCTCAGTGGTTCCTCCAACTAAATTCTTTAAAGCATTTATTCTTGATGCTGACAACCTTTACTCTAAGATTATCCCAAGTCATCCTCAAACTGAAATTGTTGAAGGAAATGGTGGCCCTGGAACTATCAAGAAGATCACCTTCAGCCATG GAGGGGAATTGAAAACCATAGCGCACAGGCTGGACGTAGTGGACGAAGCATCATTGACGTACAAATATACGGTGTTAGAAGGAGACCTTATTTCAGAAACTATTGACCAAATTGTTAAGGAAATTAAGGTAACGGAGGGTCCTGACGGAGGTTCCATTTTGAAGAGCACTAGCGTTTACCACACCAAAGGAGACAACCAGCTCGACGAGGGAAAACTCAAAATCGGCGAAGAAAAGGGATTGGCTCTTCTCAAAGCCGCCGAGGCCTACCTCTTGGCCAACCCCGCCGAATACAACTAA
- the LOC101213788 gene encoding WD repeat-containing protein 43, which yields MGFSNIRDLLTSFSPDLHFFAISSGDGRIKIWDTLKGQIQTEFADFFTSDSTSILTKPEKGHLSVDYKCMKWLSLEKKRKRKRQCLLLLLGTGSGDVLALDVAAGELKWKISDCHPGGVASISFPTHGSCIYTAGADGMLCEINSLTGNLLRKFKASTKAISCISVSPDGKIIATAASQVKIFNCSNHKKIQKFSGHPGAVRCMVFTEDGRYILSSAVGERYIVVWSVDGGKEQSASCVLAMEHPAIFVDSRCSNDGGDETALYILAISEIGACYLWYGQNLEELRTAKPTKILMSGNDIFSKSKKRAIPAIYAAKLQGVPKSGSGQVFLAHGLLVKPSFQSVLVQSGTDINLNSSNEGILLPSQSIGKSKKGLDVQGGVVALDRANAEDALRPIPKIFDSQEKSTLYQDLQVDRSDVMTQLVDSGSRLEDDVGVKDSAAVCMEDQLRSLGILHNTDDHMLESILKLAISKGIDLEANISQKKLREAVLSLAPGDAYKLLGNLVNIWQSRLHCGKNVLPWIYSLLLNHSQHILSQEQSAQMLDSLFKITKSKETAVQPLLQLSGRLQLVLAQIERTSTNKTKQTIQDSLEIAGSESSDDDEDEDEDDEVDDVLYGEEENESELSSDDEK from the exons ATGGGGTTTTCAAATATCAGAGATCTATTGACATCTTTTAGTCCAGATTTGCACTTCTTTGCTATCAGCTCTGGAGATGGTCGGATTAAG atttgggACACGTTGAAGGGGCAGATACAGACTGAGTTCGCAGACTTCTTTACATCTGATTCAACAAGCATACTCACGAAACCAGAAAAAGGGCATCTATCAGTTGATTATAAATGCATGAAGTGGTTGTCATTGGAGAAAAAG agaaaaagaaagcgCCAATGTTTGCTATTGTTGTTAGGAACTGGTAGTGGTGATGTTCTGGCCCTTGATGTAGCAGCTGGTGAATTGAAGTGGAAAATAAGTGATTGTCATCCTGG GGGTGTTGCATCGATTTCGTTTCCTACACATGGTTCATGCATTTATACTGCTGGTGCTGATGGAATGCTATGCGAAATCAATTCTTTGACGGGAAACCTGTTGAGGAAGTTCAAGGCTTCTACAAAGGCAATATCCTGTATTTCAGTTTCACCAG ATGGGAAGATAATTGCAACTGCAGCTTCCCAAGTGAAGATCTTCAACTGCTCCAATCACAAAAAGATACAGAAGTTTTCTGGGCATCCC GGAGCCGTTCGATGCATGGTTTTTACCGAAGATGGAAGGTACATCCTTTCATCTGCAGTTGGTGAAAGGTATATTGTTGTTTGGAGTGTAGATGGAGGGAAAGAACAATCAGCTAGTTGTGTTCTTGCAATGGAGCATCCTGCCATCTTTGTGGACAGCAGGTGTTCGAATGATGGAGGTGATGAAACTGCTCTGTACATTTTAGCCATATCAGAAATCGGTGCTTGTTATTTATGGTATGGACAGAATCTTGAGGAGTTACGAACTGCCAAGCCTACTAAAATATTGATGTCTGGTAATGATATTTTCTCAAAGAGTAAAAAACGGGCTATACCTGCAATTTATGCTGCAAAATTACAAGGAGTTCCCAAGTCTGGGTCAGGGCAGGTGTTCCTTGCTCATGGATTGCTAGTGAAGCCTTCATTTCAGAGCGTTTTGGTGCAATCCGGAACAGACATAAATTTAAACAGCTCCAACGAAGGAATTCTTCTACCAAGTCAGTCGATTGGAAAATCTAAGAAGGGTTTAGATGTACAGGGTGGAG tCGTTGCATTAGATCGAGCTAATGCTGAAGATGCTTTACGGCCAATTCCAAAGATTTTCGATTCTCAAGAGAAAAGTACCTTGTACCAAGATTTGCAAGTTGATCGCAGTGATGTGATGACTCAATTGGTTGACAGTGGGAGCCGATTAGAAG ATGATGTTGGAGTGAAGGACTCTGCAGCAGTTTGCATGGAGGACCAACTTCGATCGTTAGGCATACTCCATAATACAGATGATCATATGTTGGAGTCCATTCTTAAGTTGGCGATATCCAAGGGCATTGATCTCGAAGCTAACATCTCACAGAAAAAG TTAAGAGAAGCAGTTTTATCATTAGCACCAGGCGATGCATACAAGTTACTCGGAAACTTGGTTAACATCTGGCAATCAAG GTTGCATTGCGGAAAGAATGTTCTACCATGGATATACAGTTTATTGTTGAATCACAGTCAACATATCTTGTCTCAAGAACAATCGGCCCAGATGCTCGATTCTTTATTTAAG ATTACCAAATCCAAAGAGACTGCGGTTCAGCCTCTTCTTCAATTATCAGGTCGTTTGCAGTTGGTGTTGGCACAA ATTGAAAGGACATCAAccaacaaaaccaaacaaacgATTCAAGACAGTCTTGAAATAGCTGGAAGTGAAAGCAGCGATGACGacgaagatgaagatgaagacgATGAAGTTGATGATGTTCTTTatggggaagaagaaaatgaatctGAATTAAGTAGTGATGATGAGAAATAG